GGCCGATTGCGTGGTGCTGGGTTACCACTTGCTGGGCAAGCCCGATCTGGTATGTTCGGGGATCAACATCGGGGTCAACTTAGGCCTCGACCTAACCCACTCGGGTACGGTGGCGGCGGCGCTCGAGGGGACCAGCCTGGGCATTCCCTCGATCGCCTTCAGCCAGGAGGTCTCCGAGGAGGAGTTGCGCTTTGAGGAGGCCGCCCGGCTGGCGGTTCCTATTGCCCAATGGGTACTGGAACGGGGCCTGCCTGGCGGCATCCTGCTAAACGTCAACTTTCCCAAAAGCACCCCCAAGGGCCTCAAGATCACCCGGCTCTCCAACCACCACTGGCAAGACACCGTGCTCAAGCGCGAAGACCCCGAGGGCAAGCCCTACTACTGGGTAGCCGGGCAACAGACCGGCCTCGAGGACGAAGGTACCGACCTCTGGGCGGTCAGGCAGGGCTATGTCTCGCTCACCCCGGTTACGATGGACTACACCGCTTATGGCTTCAAGGAGGAACTCGAGAGCTCTTTTCCCACCGGGCTGAGCCACCGGGAATAGGCTAGCGCGCTGGTAGCTGCTTATATCGCGTACGCCAGACGCCAGGCGGTGGATCGGGGCCACCGGCCGGGCTATACGTTGTGCGCTCGAGATTTACAGCACGGTCCGTACCAACGGCAAATGGCCAATTAGGGCCAGGATAATCCCGACCAGTACCCAGGCGGCCACCCCGCCCCAGACCCCCCCGGCTCGCTTGCGTAGCCAGCCTAGCAAGAACCCGGCGGCCACCAGGAAGAGGGTCGGCCCCGGTACGGCCAGCGCTCCTAGCAGCGGGGCCAGGGGAAGGGCCAGTTCCTTGTAACGTTCGCGCAACGCATCTATGGCGACGCCCCGCAGCACCGGCTCGAGCAAAGCCCATCCTACGAAGGTCAGGAACATCGGCGGGATCTCGCCCAGGCCCAGCGGTTTGCGCACCAGGCTGTAGAGGCCCGCCATTCCCAGCAGGACTGCCCCAGCCCATAATCCCTCGATCCAGCCCCGGGGATTGCCCAGATGGAGCGCCAGGCGACGCCGCAGGCGGTAGTAGGTCATGAGCAGGGCGAGAGCGCCCAGCAGCAGGTAGAAAATCGGGCGGATGAATTCGGATTGCACCGGGGTGAAGATGGCTAGCCAGTTGTGGTAGAGCGAGAACCCTATCCACCCGCTGGCGATAGCCGCCAGGGCTAGACTCCCGATCAGCCACAAGTAAAGGGTGCCGGGTCCATAGGTGGGCTCGTTGCTCATCTCCACGGTGCGCATCGGCTCGATCCGGCTTTCTCCATAGAGGATGAGGCCCAAAAAGAC
The genomic region above belongs to Meiothermus sp. Pnk-1 and contains:
- the surE gene encoding 5'/3'-nucleotidase SurE; translated protein: MRILVTNDDGIFSPGIKALAFALRTLGEVMVVAPDVEQSAVGHGITVRRPLRFKHTAAAGFGEIPAYRVDGTPADCVVLGYHLLGKPDLVCSGINIGVNLGLDLTHSGTVAAALEGTSLGIPSIAFSQEVSEEELRFEEAARLAVPIAQWVLERGLPGGILLNVNFPKSTPKGLKITRLSNHHWQDTVLKREDPEGKPYYWVAGQQTGLEDEGTDLWAVRQGYVSLTPVTMDYTAYGFKEELESSFPTGLSHRE